One genomic segment of Scylla paramamosain isolate STU-SP2022 chromosome 9, ASM3559412v1, whole genome shotgun sequence includes these proteins:
- the LOC135103758 gene encoding uncharacterized protein LOC135103758 — MMRVAVVVLLAAAAAVVVARPEAEAEAEAEADPKAQPAADADADAEAEAGYLPHYPPPPRCYPKTHYVTDYKTQVQQVPVYSTLVKHQVVPKTVYQPVYKTIHNTNYQTQYVPKYVTQTAYKTEHKYVTQHRTLYHTQYNTQYVTTTLLVPKYITTSLHHTQYVTETQHKVVHKTAYLPKYITSNLVQYHTQYETQVVPQYVTITKERHTYKTVCPKVAVVVTPGYGDHGY; from the exons ATGATGCGTGTGGCAGTAGTAGTGTTGCTGGccgcggcggcggcggtagtggtggccAGGCCggaggctgaggctgaggctgaggccgAGGCTGATCCCAAGGCGCAGCCAGCCGCCGACGCTGACGCAGACGCCGAAGCTGAGGCCGGGTACCTGCCACACTACCCTCCCCCGCCGCGCTGCTACCCGAAGACTCACTACGTCACAGACTACAAGACTCAGGTGCAGCAG gTGCCGGTGTACTCCACGCTGGTGAAGCACCAGGTGGTGCCCAAGACGGTGTACCAGCCGGTGTACAAGACCATCCACAACACCAACTACCAGACCCAGTACGTGCCCAAGTACGTGACCCAGACGGCGTACAAGACCGAGCACAAGTACGTGACGCAGCACCGCACGCTGTACCACACGCAATACAACACCCAGTACGTCACCACCACGCTCCTGGTGCCCAAGTACATCACCACGTCGCTGCACCACACCCAGTACGTCACCGAGACCCAGCACAAGGTGGTGCACAAGACCGCCTACCTGCCCAAGTACATCACCTCCAACCTGGTGCAGTACCACACCCAGTACGAGACGCAGGTGGTGCCCCAGTACGTCACCATTACCAAGGAGCGCCACACCTACAAGACGGTGTGCCCCAAGGTGGCCGTCGTGGTCACCCCGGGCTACGGCGACCACGGCTACTGA
- the LOC135103762 gene encoding uncharacterized protein LOC135103762: MIDRRGNSRARRRLLQLPTLDLATRTSPPGSRPAIYITSTPSTFSLLHRPAQDTEPEMKRVAVLVLLAAAVMANPEAEAEAEAEAEADPKAQPAADADADPEAEAGYLPHYPPPPRCYPKTHYVTDYKTQVQQVPVYSTLVKHQVVPKTVYQPVYKTIHNTNYQTQYVPKYVTQTAYKTEHKYVTQHRTLYHTQYNTQYVTTTLLVPKYITTSLHHTQYVTETQHKVVHKTAYLPKYITSNLVQYHTQYETQVVPQYVTITKERHTYKTVCPKVAVAVPVAPVAPVAPINPGYGGGYGYGY; this comes from the exons ATGATCGACAGGCGCGGGAATAGCAGGGCGCGGCgccgcctcctccagctccCGACCCTGGATCTGGCGACACGCACCTCCCCGCCAGGAAGCCGCCCTGCTATATATATCACCTCCACGCCTAGCACCTTCAGTCTTCTGCACAGGCCCGCTCAGGACACAGAACCAGAG ATGAAGCGCGTGGCAGTCTTGGTGTTGCTGGCCGCGGCGGTGATGGCCAATCCGGAGGCTGAGGCagaggctgaggctgaggccgAGGCTGATCCCAAGGCGCAGCCAGCCGCCGACGCTGACGCAGACCCCGAAGCTGAGGCCGGGTACCTGCCACACTACCCTCCCCCGCCGCGCTGCTACCCGAAGACTCACTACGTCACAGACTACAAGACTCAGGTGCAGCAG gtGCCGGTGTACTCCACGCTGGTGAAGCACCAGGTGGTGCCCAAGACGGTGTACCAGCCGGTGTACAAGACCATCCACAACACCAACTACCAGACCCAGTACGTGCCCAAGTACGTGACCCAGACGGCGTACAAGACCGAGCACAAGTACGTGACGCAGCACCGCACGCTGTACCACACGCAGTACAACACCCAGTACGTCACCACCACGCTCCTGGTGCCCAAGTACATCACCACGTCGCTGCACCACACCCAGTACGTCACCGAGACCCAGCACAAGGTGGTGCACAAGACCGCCTACCTGCCCAAGTACATCACCTCCAACCTGGTGCAGTACCACACCCAGTACGAGACGCAGGTGGTGCCCCAGTACGTCACCATCACCAAGGAGCGCCACACCTACAAGACGGTGTGCCCCAAGGTGGCCGTCGCGGTGCCCGTCGCTCCTGTCGCCCCAGTGGCACCCATCAACCCAGGTTACGGCGGCGGTTACGGATACGGTTACTAA